The Desmonostoc muscorum LEGE 12446 genome includes a region encoding these proteins:
- a CDS encoding YdeI/OmpD-associated family protein yields MWQNTETNFSKSQNTGISKLNNEFPTFCPNSREEWRQWLETNHHTSSGVWLIYYKVKSGKPSVRYSEAVKEALCFGWIDSKVKSLDEERYMQIFTPRKLKSVWSKLNKQYIEELIEQGLIAKAGLEKIAVAKQNGSWNSLDAIEALIIPLDLRQALEANKNAKDYFEAFSNSSKKNILFWIESAKRPETRLKRIEQTVNSAVENKSPLLR; encoded by the coding sequence ATGTGGCAAAATACAGAGACAAACTTCAGCAAAAGTCAAAATACTGGTATATCTAAACTCAACAATGAATTCCCCACTTTCTGTCCCAATAGCCGCGAAGAATGGCGACAATGGTTAGAAACAAACCATCACACATCTTCTGGTGTATGGCTCATCTACTACAAAGTAAAAAGTGGTAAACCAAGTGTTCGATATAGCGAAGCGGTAAAAGAAGCGTTATGTTTTGGATGGATTGATAGTAAAGTCAAATCATTAGATGAAGAACGTTATATGCAAATTTTTACACCGCGAAAGTTGAAAAGTGTATGGTCAAAATTAAATAAACAATATATTGAAGAACTCATTGAACAAGGTTTGATTGCTAAAGCTGGTCTGGAAAAAATTGCAGTCGCAAAACAAAATGGATCGTGGAATTCATTAGATGCGATCGAAGCATTAATTATTCCCTTAGATTTAAGGCAGGCATTAGAAGCAAACAAAAATGCTAAAGATTATTTTGAGGCATTTAGCAACTCATCGAAAAAGAATATCCTTTTTTGGATTGAGAGTGCTAAACGTCCAGAAACAAGGTTGAAGAGAATTGAACAAACTGTGAATTCAGCAGTGGAGAACAAAAGCCCATTGCTACGCTAA